DNA from Dama dama isolate Ldn47 chromosome 5, ASM3311817v1, whole genome shotgun sequence:
TGGACAGTGTTCCTATTTCCCATAGCAACACTGAGGCAGGTGTGGATcccgcgcccccacccccccgccccgtggagaaactgaggttccaGGAGGTTAAGTGACCTGCCCAGATTCACACAGTTGAATAGAAGGTGGACATTTGGACCCAGATCGGCCTGATTCTCAGTCCTTGCACTTTCCCAGCCTGGGCTGTGTCCACATGCCGCTTCAGGACCAACCCAGGGGGAGctagggcaggggaggggccctAGGGGCCAGGACCATGGGATTGACCTGAGGTTTACGCTGATGCCAAGAGAGACCTACATGAGAAGGGGGTGGTCGTTCCAGAGTGTGTCCCCTAAGGGCAGCAGCCGCCTCCGCCGACAGAGGGCAGTGGAGATCTCTGTACTCCAGGTGGCCACTGCTGGGGCACAGGGCTGGGGACACCCTGAGGCTCTGTGTTCAAGACCTGGCATTCTGGAGGCGATAAAGAAGCTGTCAGGGGCAGCCCATGCCACAGGCCTTGGGACATAAAGGTTAGGGGGAGGGAGGTTTCAGGGGCCCGGGAGGACTTGGCCCCGAACCTTCCAGAATAGAGGGTTGGGGCAGCAGCCATCCGGTGAGCCCCGCACTCTTCCTCTTTATGTTTGAGGAGATGCTCGGTCCTCTCCACACGACTCTCCCTCTGCCCTGTTCTCCATttcctcccttctccaggcaggGGACTGCTAGCTAGAGGCAGGGCCTGGGCTCAGATCCAGGCCCCCAGACCCTATTGGAGGCTTAGGTGCCCCCTGTCCCCAGCGGGTGTCTGATGATAGAAGATGGGGAGAAGACTTACCAATACCTCAATACCTGTTAGAagccccagggcccagcccaCGCTGGGCGGACCCAGACTCTAGTGAGGGGCCTGTTAGAACAGGCCCTGGGGGTGGGAGTCCTCCAGGGGTAGGAGGGCAGGAGCATTCTAAGAGAATAAGCTTGCAGATCCTCAGCTCCCATGAGTGCTGCTGCCCAAAAAGTGACTCACCAGAGAATGGCCTTACCCCACCCCTTGCTCTGCAGAGGAGCCCGAGCCCCCCTGGAGAACCCTGCACAGGGCTCCCAGGGCCCCTGATTGGCAACAGGGGGGCCCCTTAAAATGTTGATGTGGGAGTTGAGAAAGTAAAAGACTCAGAAGGCTGGGTTTCTGATCCTTTCACAAATCACAtggtttccagttttttgtttccACAAAAGTGGCAGAATTGTCAGCTGAGagaccatttaaaataaatattgatgaTATGCAATTTAAAGCAAATACCGAGGAAAGAggttaaagaaatgcaaacattgctataataaaactattttcaaaaacgaaaggaaaaaaaggacttccctggtggtccaggaattaagactccatgcttccactgcaggaggtgtgggctcaatccctggtctgggaactaggatcctacatgctgtACAATGaggccaaaaaaaccccaaaaaactatTTTGAGCCCCATCTGCTTTATGTGAGCAGATGTTTCATCTTTTACATctttaaaaaccaaaccaaaaaaataaaagtattgatGCTGAAACCCCATTTCACCCTAGCAAAAAACAATATTCGTGTACATACATGAACTAAAACAGACAAAGCGCTCTACCCAATCTCATTAAGAGATGTAGTTCCACCAAAATGGTACTTTGCTGCtgaatgtttattaaaatttttaatatgttggttaaattttttattacataCTGCTAATCATTGTAATAGTGAATCCAGAATATGTTTTGAACATTTGGAGCCTTGTGGTCTCaggaaatttttcatttctatttacaCAGATGTTTTCGTTGAAGCAAAATAGAATAGGGTGAAgaataaaagacttttaaaaaaaaacacaaatgaggGCATAATTCTTTGGGTGAAATAGTCTAGAAACACAAAatcaaggagaaaaaaggaatgtTACAGGTTTCTACAAGGGAAAGAAGAACTtgtttatgtgttttttaaatggttgatGGTGGGTATCAAATCACTATGGAATTTGGATTCCACTGAATACATTTCAGAGAATGATATAACAGTTTTGTTTCAAGatgtaaatatttacattattCTGGAAATTGTGTTCTTTGCAGCTATTTAAACTTGATTTGGAAATATTCAGATGTTGACTTAAAAATGTGCCAGGGTGTACATTGTTTTTCCAAGTCACTTTATGGATGCACAAGGAAAAACAGTTCGAAGGCCCCTGAGCCCGAGGAACGAGTCCTGTTTGGTCACCTGTGAGGGGTACCTCTGGGCCTCCCCTGCCATCTCCACCTCCCTGGGGCTCCTGTGCAGTTTGGGGGCCCCCTCTACAGTGTGTTTGCTTCCTGGGAGACCAGCCACTTACCTGTTATCTCAATGAGTCTTCACAACAATCCAGCAAGGCAGGGTCTTTACTGGCAATGAACAGACTGAACAAATGAGGTTTAGCAAGGTTAGAAACTTCCCAAGGTCACCTGGCCAGAAGTGGCTGAGCTGGGATTCAGACGCAGGGCTCTTCTTGACTTCTGCGTGGCACCGCCTCCTGTTCACGACCTCCAGGTACATGGGCTGCGCCCGCAGTGTACCTGACTCCAGTTCAGGCAGTTGAGCAAGTTGCTGATAGAGTGTGAGTCTTAGTTTGTGCATCCGTGAAATGGGGTGATAGTATACCTCTCACAGGGCAGGGTCAGGAGTGAATGAGAGGTGATGGACGAATGTGTCTTAAGAGCGCACCCCACCTCCTTCCCAGAGTGGGGGGCATCCTTCACTAACGGGGCAGGAAGGACCTGGGGCGTGGAGCCCCTGAAGGACTGATGTCAAGATGAGCATCAGCCCCCAGCTCCGTCTTCCTGAACTTTGACCAGCGTCTGAGCCTGAGCAGCTGGGGGAGCTCTGGTTTGGTCTCTGCTGTCACCTCTTTCTCtcaccttctctttctttctttctctgcagcTGGATCCACAGACTGTAGAAACCAAGAACTGGCACACGGATGTGATTGAGATGAATGGGGTGAGCCGGGAGCGACAGGAAGTGTCTGTGCAGTGGGTGGGCAGCCTGGCCTCTGGCTGGTGCCCTGGGGCGCtgtccctcccccaacccacccaccccctgctcccttcatccagcccctctcccctctcctctgcctgcACCCTTCCCATTCGCACCCTTCCCATTCCCACCCTGTGAGTGCTTCAGGGAGCCCCCCGGGTGCAGTCCTGGGGTGCCCCCTGTGTTTTGGGGGGCACTCCTTGGGCACTCACGCCCTGGGGGGTTGTgcctgccttgcccccaagcaGATCAAAGTGGAATTCTCCATGAAATTCACCAGCCGAGACATGAGCCTGAAGAGGACCCCTTCCAAAAAGCAGAGCGGCGTCTTTGGTGTGAAGATCAGCGTGGTGACCAAGTAGGTACTGCGTCTGGGGTCCCTGCCAGCCCCACCCTCCAGGGCCCCCACTCATGTCTGTCACCCCAGCAATCACCTTCCACTTCAGTAGTCACAGCGGCCACTTGGATGGGCAAAAGTGGCTGGCAGAGGGGTGTTCCCTGCCTCACACAATGCTTTAGAAATAAATGAGCCAGCACTTAACCACTGGGAGATTACACGTGAAAATCCCAGATCCTCAGCATACTGTAATAAATGGGGAGATGTGACAGCTGTATGTCTATGTCTTGGTGTGGCAGCGGCCGGCTGGAATCCAGAAGTGGCTGCCCCCCAGGAAAAGGCATCCttcagccccctcccctccccttgtctCCAGGGTCTGGCCCACCCTGCTCTGTAGGTGACCCACTGGGTCCCCCATAGCATTTAAATGTGAGCCCTCTGTTCTGAGGAATGCTCTTACTTCAGTCTTTGATCTCCTAAAACTTCCGGCCTTTGTCCCCTGAGGTCCCTCAACACCCAGGCCTGGGGTGggctgtgtgttggggggtggggtagcATGGCCTCTTTCTCAGCCCTGTCCTTGTCCCCCATCTCCTGATCCCAGAGGCCAAAATGCTGCAAGGCCACGGTTTGCAGAGAGGGAGGGGCTACATGTAGGGATCACTGGggggcccccttcccctccctcccctcataTCCCCTACCCCAACCCCAGGCGGGAGCGCTCCAAGGTGCCCTACATCGTGCGGCAGTGTGTGGAGGAGGTGGAGAAGCGGGGCATTGAGGAGGTTGGCATCTACCGGATATCAGGGGTGGCCACAGACATCCAGGCGCTGAAGGCCGTCTTCGATGCCAGTGAGTCTGGGAGGCCCAGCCGGGCGGCTGTGGGGAGGGGCGCTCCAGCAGGCTCCTCGGGCTGGTGGGAGAGCGTAGCAGAAGCAGGAGGCTTCTCCATGGAAAGGCCCTGACTGGCCGGTGGCAGAGGAGCCTTGGACTGTGTGCTCCAGCCCGGCATGGCATGGGGTGGACCATTGCTGGGTCCTTGTGACACGGGCCTGCCCTGCATTTTCTCATGTAATCCATTGCCCTCCAGTCTTGCCTCCGTTGCTACAGATAAGGAAGCAGAGCCTCAGAGAGGCCAAGTACTTTGCCCAGGATTACTCAGTTCATAAGCTTTGAGCCTGATTTAAACTCGGATCTTGCTGACTCCAGAGTCTGTGTTCCTGGCTTTCTTGCTGGCCTCCCGGGCTGCAGGAAAACTAAAGAGCTTTGAGCCGGGCTGGCTCCTGCACCCCCGCCTTCTCTGGTTACCCTTTGGGAGGGGCGCTGCTGCCTCTCACTTTGACTGAGCCCCTTGGTGGTAGGGCCTGACCTTTCTGGTTCTTAACCCCATCTCGCCGTTCAGGCTGCAGCAACGACATTGCTAGCAGGACCCTGAACTGGCTGGGCAATGCTGATCCTATGGGAGCTGAGAGGGGGCCTGGTGGGTGTCCCCAGGCAGCTGCCAAGCAGACGTGTTCAGggaacctgggggtgggggggagctggGGACAGGCTGGCACATGGCTCCTCTATGCCACCTGGAAGCTGAGGCTTTGTCAGAACATGATTTTAGGTATAAAAATGCACAGTGCCTTCCAGAGAGGGGCTTAGCAGTGGGGAGACTGCAGTTGGAAGGAGGGCATGTGACACGTGTGAATGTGGCTCCAGGACTCTGGATGATGAACTAtgcttccctccccttctcccccacgGAGCTGAGTCACAGACCACCTGTGGGCACTACCTACATCCCGCCTTTGCCGGGGAGACCAGACCAGGGACAGAGTGGGTTGGGGGTGCATGCCCAGAGCAGGCTGCCTCAGGATGGATGCGGGGACAGATCGGGGCTCCCTGCCCCGCTGAGGGctgcatgggggagggagggggctcaGCCAGCACAGCCCCTGCCCTCCCGCCCCCCCACAGATAACAAGGACATCCTGCTGATGCTGAGCGACATGGACATCAACGCCATCGCCGGTACCCTCAAGCTCTACTTCCGGGAGCTGCCCGAGCCCCTCCTCACAGACCGACTGTACCCCGCCTTCATGGAGGGCATTGGTGAGCGGCAGCGGGGGTCTAAGGGCTGGGCTGAGCCAGGCCTCCCCGACCAGCAGATAGCATGAGATGTCTGTGCCCACCCGCCCACCCTCGACCTGGCGTGTCCATCTGCCCTGTGCCTTGGGCCCACGTGGCCTGCTGGGGCCCGATCCAGAGGCTGGGCCCACTCTTCCCCTGCCCATCTCTCCTCTTGTCCCTCGGGGCtgccctctgtgcttcctccttGGACACTGACGACCTTGTTTAGAAACCCCAGGACAAGGGAAATCTGCCCTGAGGGTGCGGGGTCCAGGACCAAGGAGAAGTGAGCCTGGAGTGCACTTGACGCGGCTTGTACTGAGCCTTCCAGAAGGAGTGCGTGCTCTTCTCTGACCGATGCCCAGGGTTGGGAGGAAGCTGAGGGCCCCGCCTGGCAGGACTGCGGCCTTCCCCCAACCTGGGCCAGATCCAGGCCTGGGCGCATCCCTTCTGCCTCGCCTTCTCCTGGGCCAGTCAGTGGAATGAGGAGCCCGTGGAACGCGGGCCGCTGCCAGGCTCCAGCATCAGAAGTGCTTAAAAAAGAGAACAGTTAGGGAattaattccctggtggtccagtggttaggattccgtgcccctcactgcccagggcctggtttccatccctggttggagaaccaagatcccgcaagccaagtggcgcagccaaaaaaaaaaaaagaacattcacGCCAGTGGCATCCTTGTATCCTTACAGACCAGGGATGGCGTGGCTCCATCCCCAAAGGCCTACACTGTGCAGGGAAGAAGGGTGTCTGCTCCCCACCTGCCCACCTCCTGGCTGGGTTCCAGGTCATGGGTGGGGCCTCCTGCAGAAACCTGTTAATAGCTCACACTTGGGAAATACCAGCCCCATCCCTGCCGGGTCTGCCCCCTGACCCCTTGCAGCCCAGGCTTCCCCTCCAGGGTCCCGCAGCCTCCTGACCCCAGGGTGCTGGCCAAGGCCTCCCCGCCCagagcccagccccaccccagccccttgtGTCCCTACAGCCCTGTCAGACCCTGCTGCCAAGGAGAACTGCATGATGCATCTGCTCCGCTCCCTGCCCGACCCCAACCTCATCACCTTCCTCTTCCTGCTGGAACACTTGAAAAGGTAATGGGCAGGGGTCCTGCCCCGTCcgccgggggaggggggagggtgtGGGCTCCAGCTGGGCAGGACACATGCCCTGGGAACCCACATCCTGGGCGCCTCCTCATGGGTGCTGGTCTCTGCTGGACCCCCGCAGCCAGGTGAGAGTTTGCCCTTCGGATTCTTGGCATTCACATTCTTCTGTTTCGAGAAATATTTGGATCCCAGAGGCCACCTCAAATATTGGCCATAGAATGCTTAGAGAGGCAGGGCTAGAGCCAAGGACTGTAGGTAGAGTTTCCAGTCAGTGGGCCACTCAGCCACTTAGCATTTTTTAAACGGAGTAAGAGAGCGAGCCCCAGGGTGT
Protein-coding regions in this window:
- the ABR gene encoding active breakpoint cluster region-related protein isoform X4, producing MTDVLPQPDCSLKAVCEPLERCCLDPLEEPGSKRPPNTGARLWGRVRSKLLRQKLDPQTVETKNWHTDVIEMNGIKVEFSMKFTSRDMSLKRTPSKKQSGVFGVKISVVTKRERSKVPYIVRQCVEEVEKRGIEEVGIYRISGVATDIQALKAVFDANNKDILLMLSDMDINAIAGTLKLYFRELPEPLLTDRLYPAFMEGIALSDPAAKENCMMHLLRSLPDPNLITFLFLLEHLKRVAEKEPINKMSLHNLATVFGPTLLRPSEVESKAHLTSAADIWSHDVMAQVQVLLYYLQHPPISFAELKRNTLYFSTDV